The following nucleotide sequence is from Actinomycetota bacterium.
TCCTGGCCCAGTCCTTGGGGAGATGGGAGACCCGGTTGGCACATCGAGTGCTCAGCCATGTCCCTTAAATACCTGGGCATGGGCTTCGATATTCACGCGGGAGGTCAGGATCTCATCTTTCCCCATCATGAGAATGAAATTGCTCAATCAGAAGCTTATGCGGGTACAAAACCCTTTGTGAGATATTGGTTGCACAATGGATTTTTAAGCATCGAAAAGGAGAAGATGGCCAAGTCCTTGGGCAATGTGATATTGGTAAGGGAAATTTTGGGGAAGACTAAGACCCCCTACGGGTCTGCAGGACGTCTGGGAAAATACAATCCCAATGCACTACGTCTGCTTTTTCTTGAGCACCATTATAGGAGCCCAATCGATTTCACCTTCGATCGGCTTTCCGAATCCACCGAGGCCTTTGAGAGGTTAGAGAATCTCCTCGGGGATATTGATGATGCCCTTGAGGTCTACTCGGTCTCATCGACATCGCAAATAAAGACTGGCGAAGATGTATCTCGAATTGTTTCTGAAGCCAGAGCAAGATTCGAGGAGGCAATGAACGACGATTTTAACACCGCCGCGGCGTTGGCCGTCTTATTCGAACTGGCAAAAGAAGCCCATATCTTGCTGCAGAATTTTAAAGCCAATCCCACCGTCGAAGCAAGGGATTTGCTGATCGAAATCCGAAAAATCTTCATGGAGCTCGGGGAGGTATTGGGATTGGAATTTGGTTTATCCATCATCCAGGAATCGAATATTAAACTTCCTAGGATTCAAGAGTTGCTTAAGTTGCTTCCGGAGAAGATGGTAAACGACCTCCTTGATCTCTACTTTGAGCTATCTCAAGAGCCCAGTGCGAAAGAAACCAGGGAAAGATTGAAGGAGGATTTAACCGAAATCCTCAACACAATTTTGGATGTGCGAAAGCGAGCTCGAGAAAGAAAGGATTGGAAGACTGCTGATAGCATCCGAGAGAGGTTAAATGGGGTGGGCATAGAGGTACGTGATGTGGACACGCCCAAGGGATATAAATGGAAGTTCAGCTTTCAGAGAGTGATCGATATATATGAGCGAAGTCGTTGAGGGAAGAAATCCCGTTTTGGAAACCCTTCGCGGAAAGAGAATAGTGGAAAAGATTCTCCTCGCCGAGAATCTAAAGGATTCCAAAGTCCTAACGCAGATCAAGGAAATCGCAAGGAGACGGGGAATACCCTTAATTTCAGTAAGCCGCAGGGAACTCGATTCCATTGCTTCTCTTGGGGCTCATCAGGGTGTGGTCGCTTTCATCGAGCCCTTTTCCTATACTCCCTTTGATGTTTTCCTTTCCACTTTAGATCAAACACCCGAACCCATCGTTCTTCTCTTGGATGGAGTGGAAGATCCTCAAAATTTTGGCTCTCTCCTGCGCTCTGTGGATGCTGCGGGAGTGAGCGGCGTAATAATTTCCAAAAGGCGTTGTGTGGGAGTCACACCGGCGGTATGTAAAGCATCCGCGGGAGCGGTGGAACACGTTCCCATAATACAGGTGAGTAATCTGCCCTACGCCATCGATAAACTTAAAAGAGAGGGATTTTGGATTGTTGGGGGAGTCGCTGAAGCCGAAAAGAGATACTTTGAGACAGATCTCGCCGGGAAGGTGGGTCTGGTTTTGGGGAGTGAGGGGAGAGGAATTTCCCGGTTAGTTCTCGAGAAGTGCGATTTTTTGGTGAGCATTCCCATGCATGGGAAAATTTCCTCCCTCAATGTTGCCATAGCCGGGGCTCTTTTGATGTACGAGGCCAGAAGACAAAGAATAAGCCATAAATGATAATGACGTCTTTGTGAAACAAATGGGTATATAAATTAGTAGACTCGCCAACTCTCTAAGAATCTATTTGAGAGTGGCTACGTAGCAAAGACCAGGTTTCCTTGACGCTCGTTAAGCACCTAATATATAATTGGTTTAGACTTCGCCTTTTGCAAACGCCATGGAAAGGGTCCAAATCTGTTTGGATTAACCTTCCTTGGGAGGCGATGTAATTGCAAGCCTATCCGAGACATCATCATAAGCGTGATTCTTCGGTTTTTCAGGGCTTAGATGATCATAAACTAGTTGCATCTGCTAGAGAGGGAAATGATTCCGCACTCGAATTTTTACTCGATAAATACAAAAACTTCGTTCGGATAAAGGCAAGGTCCTATTTCCTCATAGGCGCGGACAAAGAAGATTTAATTCAGGAAGGCATGATTGGATTATATAAAGCCATAAGAGATTTTCGTTCCGATAAGGAATCCTCCTTCAGAGCTTTTGCTGAGCTTTGTATCACCCGCCAAATGATTACAGCCATTAAAACGGCCACGAGACAGAAGCACATCCCACTGAATTCATACATCTCTCTAAATAAGCCCATGTATTACGAGGATGAATCGGATCGAACTTTGGTGGAAACCCTCTCCGGCTCGGAAGTAACAGACCCCGTGGAATTGGTGATCAGTGGCGAGGAACTCAAAAGCATCCGTTCTAGCTTCGGAGAAATATTGAGCGATCTCGAAGCGGAAGTTTTAAGATTATACATTGATGGGAAATCCTATCAGGAAATCGCCGAGGAACTCAATAGACACGTAAAATCCATCGATAATGCCCTCCAGCGTGTGAAGCGAAAAGTAGAACTACATTTAAGACGCAAAATAATGTAAATCAAAAAAATTCCCCGTTTTCTCCCCTTTTTAAATCGTTTTGATACCACCAACCCAATTTCTGTAATTTTCCTGAAGACCCCACCATTTGCAATTCCATCAATAAATATCCCTATTTCCAGGAGAAAATTCCCTCAAAGGGATTCTTCTCGATAACCAGTCTGTTCGCCTTGGAAAATTTATGGTCACGATGCTTATTTTGTTGAGTTTTACTTTCGACCAAAGATTTTTCATAGATGGAGCCTCAGAACTTTCTTGGCGACAGCGGTTGAAGGAA
It contains:
- a CDS encoding DALR domain-containing protein, which encodes FEDYGKLSHRTLEEMRAGERVEVDPRKRHPMDFALWKKAKSGEPSWPSPWGDGRPGWHIECSAMSLKYLGMGFDIHAGGQDLIFPHHENEIAQSEAYAGTKPFVRYWLHNGFLSIEKEKMAKSLGNVILVREILGKTKTPYGSAGRLGKYNPNALRLLFLEHHYRSPIDFTFDRLSESTEAFERLENLLGDIDDALEVYSVSSTSQIKTGEDVSRIVSEARARFEEAMNDDFNTAAALAVLFELAKEAHILLQNFKANPTVEARDLLIEIRKIFMELGEVLGLEFGLSIIQESNIKLPRIQELLKLLPEKMVNDLLDLYFELSQEPSAKETRERLKEDLTEILNTILDVRKRARERKDWKTADSIRERLNGVGIEVRDVDTPKGYKWKFSFQRVIDIYERSR
- the rlmB gene encoding 23S rRNA (guanosine(2251)-2'-O)-methyltransferase RlmB is translated as MSEVVEGRNPVLETLRGKRIVEKILLAENLKDSKVLTQIKEIARRRGIPLISVSRRELDSIASLGAHQGVVAFIEPFSYTPFDVFLSTLDQTPEPIVLLLDGVEDPQNFGSLLRSVDAAGVSGVIISKRRCVGVTPAVCKASAGAVEHVPIIQVSNLPYAIDKLKREGFWIVGGVAEAEKRYFETDLAGKVGLVLGSEGRGISRLVLEKCDFLVSIPMHGKISSLNVAIAGALLMYEARRQRISHK
- the sigH gene encoding RNA polymerase sporulation sigma factor SigH; amino-acid sequence: MQAYPRHHHKRDSSVFQGLDDHKLVASAREGNDSALEFLLDKYKNFVRIKARSYFLIGADKEDLIQEGMIGLYKAIRDFRSDKESSFRAFAELCITRQMITAIKTATRQKHIPLNSYISLNKPMYYEDESDRTLVETLSGSEVTDPVELVISGEELKSIRSSFGEILSDLEAEVLRLYIDGKSYQEIAEELNRHVKSIDNALQRVKRKVELHLRRKIM